A stretch of Desulfurivibrio alkaliphilus AHT 2 DNA encodes these proteins:
- a CDS encoding pyridoxal phosphate-dependent aminotransferase: MRTDIVHIGAGELTYEIRNIVAVGEKLQKLGIKTYWENIGDPVAKGEEIPHWMKKVVAEYAMENASYGYCPTRGILSTREFLAAEVNRHGGVKIGPDDIIFFNGLGDAISKVYGLLRRTARVVVPTPSYTTHSSGEAAHAGDRPVSYRLDPHNHWFPDLDDLEKRIKYNPAVAAILLINPDNPTGAVYPEEILRGIVALARKYDLFIICDEVYQRIVYNGQKTRPLCEVIGDVPAINMRGISKEMPWPGSRCGWIEVYNADQDPMFQKYVASILNAKMVEVCSTTLPQMVLPAIVSHPEYNGYLEERVRRYEKASNIAYDILKEVDGLIVNRTNGAFYMSVAFAPGALNHKQTLPIDNVEVKNHVEALVSQPGTSPDKRFVYYLLGSTGICVVPLSSFATEHQGFRTTLLERDEDRFRMICQTMADSIRRYLAS; this comes from the coding sequence ATGCGTACCGACATTGTGCATATTGGCGCCGGTGAACTCACCTATGAAATTCGTAATATCGTGGCGGTGGGTGAGAAGCTCCAGAAGCTGGGGATCAAGACCTACTGGGAAAATATCGGTGATCCGGTGGCCAAGGGCGAGGAGATCCCCCACTGGATGAAAAAGGTGGTGGCCGAGTATGCCATGGAAAACGCCAGCTATGGCTACTGCCCCACCCGTGGCATTCTGTCCACCCGTGAATTCCTCGCCGCCGAGGTCAACCGCCACGGTGGGGTCAAGATCGGTCCCGACGACATCATCTTTTTCAACGGCCTGGGCGATGCCATCAGCAAGGTCTACGGCCTGCTGCGCCGCACTGCTCGGGTGGTGGTGCCGACCCCCAGCTACACCACCCACTCCTCCGGTGAGGCGGCCCATGCCGGTGACCGGCCCGTTTCCTACCGGCTGGATCCCCACAACCACTGGTTTCCCGATCTGGACGACCTGGAAAAGCGGATCAAGTACAACCCGGCGGTGGCGGCCATTCTGTTGATCAATCCCGACAACCCCACCGGGGCGGTCTACCCCGAGGAAATCCTGCGCGGGATCGTGGCCCTGGCCCGCAAGTACGACCTCTTTATTATCTGCGACGAGGTCTATCAGCGTATTGTCTACAATGGCCAGAAGACTCGCCCCCTGTGCGAGGTGATCGGCGATGTGCCGGCCATCAATATGCGCGGGATTTCAAAAGAGATGCCCTGGCCGGGGTCGCGCTGCGGCTGGATCGAGGTCTATAATGCCGACCAGGATCCCATGTTCCAGAAGTACGTGGCCTCGATTCTCAACGCCAAGATGGTGGAGGTCTGCTCCACCACCCTGCCCCAGATGGTCCTGCCGGCCATTGTCAGCCACCCGGAGTACAACGGTTATCTTGAAGAGCGGGTGCGCCGCTATGAAAAGGCCTCCAATATCGCCTACGATATCCTCAAGGAGGTGGATGGCCTGATTGTCAACCGGACCAACGGCGCCTTCTACATGAGCGTGGCCTTTGCGCCTGGAGCGCTGAACCACAAGCAGACCCTGCCCATTGACAATGTCGAGGTGAAAAACCACGTGGAGGCCCTGGTCAGCCAGCCCGGGACCTCGCCGGACAAGCGCTTTGTCTACTACCTGCTGGGCTCCACCGGTATCTGCGTGGTACCGCTCAGTTCCTTTGCCACCGAACACCAGGGGTTCCGCACCACCCTGCTGGAGCGCGACGAGGATCGCTTCCGGATGATCTGCCAGACCATGGCCGACTCCATCCGCCGCTATCTGGCTTCCTGA
- a CDS encoding citrate synthase, with protein MPHNYYTGEKAELKIDGKVHELPVIVGTEGEKAIDIRSLRAQTGYVAFDSGYANTGSCISNITYLDGERGVLSYRGYDIAELAENCTFVEVAYLLDHGSLPTRDELNEFSQMLNDFAMIHEDMIRFFDSYPPKSPPMAILSSMVNSLCSFYPEMTENPLENIDRMSARLVSKVRTIAAFSYKKSLGHPVVYPRHDLSYCANFLNMMFDSPVRPYEINHKVVAALNKLLILHGDHEQNCSTSTVRMVGSARVNLYASVSAGISALWGPLHGGANQAVMEMLESIHESGGDYRQYVERAKDPKDPFRLAGFGHRVYKTYDPRCRIIKQACDEVLEDLKFSDPLLDLAKELEEVALKDDYFVERNLYPNVDFYSGIIYRAIGIPTSMFTVMFALGRLPGWIAHWKEMWDDPAWRISRPRQVYVGPLSRPFVPIDQR; from the coding sequence ATGCCACATAACTATTATACCGGCGAGAAAGCCGAACTGAAAATCGACGGGAAAGTCCATGAGCTGCCGGTGATTGTCGGCACCGAAGGGGAAAAGGCCATCGACATTCGCTCCCTGCGGGCCCAAACCGGATATGTTGCCTTCGACAGCGGCTATGCCAATACCGGCTCCTGCATCAGCAACATCACCTACCTCGATGGCGAGCGTGGCGTGCTGAGCTATCGCGGTTATGATATTGCCGAGCTGGCGGAGAACTGCACCTTTGTCGAGGTGGCTTACCTGTTGGATCACGGTAGCCTGCCCACCCGCGACGAGCTCAACGAGTTCAGCCAGATGCTCAACGATTTCGCCATGATCCACGAGGACATGATCCGCTTTTTCGACAGTTACCCGCCCAAGAGCCCCCCCATGGCGATTCTCTCCTCCATGGTTAACTCGCTGTGCAGCTTTTACCCGGAGATGACCGAAAATCCGCTGGAGAACATCGACCGGATGTCCGCCCGGCTGGTCTCCAAGGTGCGTACCATTGCCGCTTTTTCCTACAAAAAATCCCTGGGGCATCCGGTGGTTTACCCCCGGCATGATCTTTCCTACTGCGCCAACTTTCTCAACATGATGTTCGACTCACCGGTGCGGCCCTACGAGATCAACCACAAGGTGGTGGCGGCCCTGAACAAGCTGTTGATCCTGCACGGGGACCACGAGCAGAACTGCTCCACCTCCACGGTGCGGATGGTGGGCAGTGCCCGGGTTAACCTTTATGCCTCGGTTTCAGCCGGCATCAGCGCCCTCTGGGGGCCGTTGCACGGCGGGGCCAACCAGGCGGTGATGGAGATGCTGGAGAGCATTCACGAAAGCGGCGGCGATTACCGCCAGTACGTGGAACGCGCCAAAGATCCCAAGGACCCCTTCCGGCTGGCCGGCTTCGGCCACCGGGTTTACAAGACCTACGATCCCCGCTGCCGGATCATCAAGCAGGCCTGCGACGAGGTGCTGGAAGATCTGAAGTTTTCCGACCCCCTGCTGGATCTGGCCAAGGAACTGGAAGAGGTGGCCCTGAAGGATGACTACTTTGTCGAGCGCAACCTTTACCCCAATGTGGATTTTTACTCCGGCATCATCTACCGGGCCATCGGCATTCCCACCAGCATGTTTACCGTAATGTTCGCCCTGGGTCGGTTGCCCGGCTGGATTGCTCACTGGAAGGAGATGTGGGATGACCCGGCCTGGCGGATCAGCCGCCCCCGCCAGGTTTATGTCGGGCCCTTGAGTCGCCCCTTCGTTCCCATCGACCAACGGTAA
- the thiE gene encoding thiamine phosphate synthase, whose amino-acid sequence MSTYQQRLQKFIEEATLYPVSCEKLAMGRSDRQWLEAVLAAGVKIVQLRDKEADGRTLLGKARMFRELTRAAGALLIVNDRLDVALLSEADGVHLGNDDLPCEEVRRYAPELLIGVSCNREEEAASAEARGASYYNIGPLFPTGTKEEPREVLGIDAIARFSRHSPLPFTVMGGIKKHHLPDLLAAGVKRPAVVTALTQAADISAEAKEWLSYL is encoded by the coding sequence ATGAGCACTTACCAGCAGCGATTGCAAAAGTTTATCGAGGAAGCAACCCTCTACCCGGTTTCTTGTGAGAAACTGGCCATGGGACGCAGTGACCGCCAGTGGCTGGAGGCGGTGCTGGCGGCCGGGGTCAAGATCGTGCAGTTGCGCGACAAGGAGGCCGACGGCCGTACCCTGCTGGGCAAGGCCAGGATGTTCCGGGAACTCACCCGGGCCGCCGGAGCCCTGTTGATCGTCAACGACCGCCTGGATGTCGCCCTGCTGAGCGAAGCCGATGGAGTTCATCTGGGCAACGACGATCTGCCCTGCGAGGAGGTGCGCCGCTATGCGCCGGAGCTGCTCATCGGAGTTTCCTGCAACCGGGAGGAAGAGGCCGCCAGCGCCGAAGCGCGTGGTGCTTCCTACTACAACATCGGCCCGCTCTTTCCCACCGGCACCAAGGAAGAACCCCGCGAGGTGCTGGGCATTGATGCCATCGCCCGCTTCTCGCGCCACTCCCCGCTGCCCTTCACGGTCATGGGCGGCATCAAAAAGCATCACCTGCCGGACTTGCTGGCCGCCGGGGTAAAAAGACCGGCGGTGGTCACCGCCCTGACCCAGGCCGCCGACATCTCCGCCGAAGCAAAAGAGTGGCTGAGCTACTTGTAA
- the hflC gene encoding protease modulator HflC translates to MKNIVRIALIAVIVVLGLVVANGIYVLPEDRQAVVTQFGRPVGEPVTEAGLQFKLPFVQDVTYFDKRILTWDGDPNQIPTRDKTFVHIDATARWRIKDPLQFMQSVHNETQALNVLDAIIDGTVRDFVNQNNLVEFIRSSDWEPHTMRVSMLEPAEIEHVSLGRDVITNMIHERAAEVVAQYGIELVDVMLRRVNYIDTVQRRVFDRMISERKRIAADLRSRGEGSKAEILGKMERDLMEIRSNASREAQTLRGEADAEAARIYAEAYSRDPEFYRFYKTLETYQQTLAGNTRLVLTTESPIYRYLETIK, encoded by the coding sequence GTGAAAAATATAGTTCGTATCGCCCTGATTGCAGTTATCGTCGTTCTGGGCCTGGTGGTGGCCAACGGGATTTATGTGTTGCCCGAGGACCGGCAGGCGGTGGTTACCCAGTTCGGTCGCCCGGTGGGCGAGCCGGTCACCGAGGCCGGCTTGCAGTTCAAGCTCCCCTTCGTCCAGGATGTGACCTATTTCGACAAACGGATCCTCACCTGGGACGGGGACCCCAACCAGATTCCCACCCGCGACAAAACCTTTGTCCATATCGACGCCACCGCCCGCTGGCGGATCAAAGACCCCCTGCAGTTCATGCAGTCGGTGCATAACGAAACCCAGGCGTTAAACGTGCTGGATGCGATTATCGACGGTACGGTGCGCGACTTCGTCAACCAGAACAACCTGGTGGAATTTATTCGCAGCTCCGACTGGGAGCCGCACACCATGCGGGTAAGTATGCTGGAGCCGGCGGAGATCGAGCATGTCTCTTTGGGGCGGGACGTGATCACCAACATGATCCACGAGCGGGCTGCCGAGGTGGTGGCCCAGTACGGCATCGAGCTGGTGGACGTGATGCTGCGCCGGGTCAACTACATCGATACCGTGCAGCGCCGGGTCTTTGACCGGATGATCTCCGAGCGTAAAAGAATCGCCGCCGACCTGCGCTCCCGGGGTGAGGGCAGCAAGGCCGAGATCCTGGGTAAGATGGAGCGCGACCTGATGGAGATCCGCTCCAACGCCTCCCGCGAGGCCCAGACCCTGCGCGGTGAGGCCGACGCCGAAGCGGCCCGGATCTATGCCGAGGCCTACAGCCGGGATCCGGAGTTTTACCGTTTCTATAAAACCCTGGAGACCTACCAGCAGACCCTGGCGGGCAACACCCGCCTGGTCCTGACCACCGAGTCGCCGATCTACCGCTACCTGGAAACCATCAAGTAG
- the hflK gene encoding FtsH protease activity modulator HflK produces MAWDNQQPPWGQRKGGQSPEEQLAALVQKIKNFFEGGGQGGGGDRGSDGSRTPGFNPGLIAGVIGMILVVFLLASSFYTIRPGEQGVVLRLGAYYATTLPGLNFKIPLVDVVHKVDMESVRKEQFGFRTRRVADRTQYQKEGYTRESLMLTSDRNVIDMEWVVQYRVSDPYHFLFRVRDISPAVRDVSEMTLRRLVGNMDFDAVLDGRAILADAMARELQETLNRYESGIQVITVQLQDVNPPEPVKPAFNEVNEADQDMQRLINEAEEIYNREVPRARGDARRMVEEAHGYKVERVNEAVGQTARFTSLLDEYARAPEVTRQRLYLETMREVLPQVEEVVVIDREQKSLLPLLNLGGGAKVGN; encoded by the coding sequence ATGGCATGGGACAATCAGCAACCCCCTTGGGGTCAGCGCAAGGGCGGTCAGTCGCCGGAAGAGCAGCTGGCGGCTTTGGTGCAGAAGATTAAAAATTTTTTTGAAGGCGGTGGCCAGGGGGGCGGCGGTGATCGAGGCTCCGACGGTTCCCGGACCCCCGGCTTCAACCCCGGCCTGATCGCCGGGGTGATCGGGATGATCCTGGTGGTCTTTCTGCTGGCTTCATCATTCTACACCATCCGGCCCGGCGAGCAGGGGGTGGTGCTGCGTCTGGGTGCTTATTACGCCACCACCCTGCCTGGCTTGAACTTCAAGATTCCCTTGGTGGATGTGGTGCACAAGGTGGACATGGAATCGGTGCGGAAAGAGCAGTTCGGGTTCCGCACCCGCCGGGTGGCCGATCGTACCCAGTACCAGAAGGAAGGCTACACCCGGGAGTCGTTGATGCTCACCAGTGACCGTAATGTCATCGACATGGAGTGGGTGGTCCAGTACCGGGTTTCCGACCCTTACCATTTCCTCTTCCGGGTGCGTGATATTTCCCCGGCCGTCCGCGATGTCAGCGAGATGACCCTGCGCCGCCTGGTGGGCAACATGGACTTTGACGCGGTGCTCGACGGCCGGGCCATCCTGGCCGACGCCATGGCCCGGGAACTGCAGGAAACCCTGAATCGTTACGAAAGCGGGATCCAGGTCATCACCGTGCAGTTGCAGGACGTCAACCCGCCGGAGCCGGTCAAGCCCGCCTTCAACGAGGTCAACGAGGCCGATCAGGACATGCAGCGGTTGATCAACGAGGCCGAAGAGATTTATAACCGCGAAGTTCCCCGGGCCCGGGGTGATGCCCGCCGGATGGTGGAAGAGGCCCACGGTTACAAGGTGGAACGGGTCAACGAGGCCGTGGGGCAGACCGCCCGCTTTACCTCCCTGCTCGATGAATACGCTCGGGCCCCTGAAGTTACCCGCCAGCGGCTCTACCTTGAAACCATGCGAGAGGTGCTGCCCCAGGTGGAAGAGGTGGTGGTCATCGACCGGGAACAAAAATCCCTGCTGCCCCTGCTCAATCTGGGCGGCGGCGCTAAGGTCGGCAACTGA
- a CDS encoding bifunctional riboflavin kinase/FAD synthetase — protein MPMKIYTSLDQIPAPFPHACVTIGNFDGVHMGHQQLFNTVSDLARRHRGTGVAITFEPHPLQVVRPEIGIKLISTYEQKVELISMAGIDALLVIPFTQEFAAMDAEQFVDQVLVGTLGVRELVVGYDYAFGKGRRGDADFLEACGKKQAFTVRVIPAFKVDGMVVSSSKVRELVAAGRMEDVTKLLGRYYQMRGVVQVGKKRGGSILGFPTANLSLNEHDLCPKHGVYVTQVVYGGKCYGGVLNIGYNPTFADSKLAAETHIFDFNQDIYGQPIKINLLKHLRGERKFSGPEELAAQIARDVTEAKEVLAAAEEEFWLYCAEKFND, from the coding sequence ATGCCCATGAAAATTTATACCAGCCTGGATCAGATTCCCGCCCCCTTCCCCCACGCCTGCGTGACCATCGGCAACTTCGATGGGGTGCACATGGGCCACCAGCAGCTGTTCAACACGGTCAGCGACTTGGCCCGCCGCCACCGGGGCACCGGAGTCGCCATCACCTTCGAACCCCACCCTTTGCAGGTGGTGCGCCCGGAAATCGGCATCAAGCTGATCTCCACCTACGAGCAGAAAGTTGAACTGATCTCCATGGCCGGTATCGACGCCCTGCTGGTGATTCCCTTCACCCAGGAATTCGCCGCCATGGACGCGGAACAGTTTGTCGACCAGGTGCTGGTTGGCACCCTGGGGGTCCGCGAGCTGGTGGTGGGCTACGATTACGCCTTCGGCAAGGGCCGGCGGGGCGATGCCGATTTCCTGGAAGCCTGCGGCAAGAAGCAGGCGTTCACCGTGCGGGTGATTCCCGCCTTCAAAGTGGACGGCATGGTGGTGAGTAGCAGCAAGGTCCGCGAGCTGGTGGCGGCAGGGCGGATGGAGGACGTCACCAAGCTGCTGGGCCGCTACTACCAGATGCGCGGGGTGGTGCAGGTGGGCAAGAAACGGGGCGGCAGCATCCTGGGCTTTCCCACCGCCAACCTCAGCCTCAACGAGCATGACCTCTGCCCCAAACACGGGGTTTACGTCACCCAGGTGGTATACGGCGGCAAATGCTACGGCGGGGTGCTCAATATCGGCTACAACCCCACCTTCGCCGACAGCAAGCTGGCGGCGGAAACCCATATCTTCGACTTCAACCAGGATATCTACGGCCAGCCGATCAAGATCAACCTGCTCAAACACCTGCGCGGCGAGCGCAAATTCAGCGGCCCGGAAGAACTGGCGGCCCAGATCGCCCGTGACGTAACCGAGGCCAAAGAGGTGCTGGCCGCCGCCGAGGAAGAATTCTGGCTCTACTGCGCCGAAAAATTCAATGATTAG
- the argJ gene encoding bifunctional glutamate N-acetyltransferase/amino-acid acetyltransferase ArgJ — protein MDVRGFKAAAVKSGIRGKDRLDLGLIVSEVPAAAAGVFTTSRVQAAPVMLGRRRLSGGRAQAILVNSGIANACTGDGGLLNARLCAAMAADALGVEEELVQPASTGVIGMPLDIECFRRGIPKLQVALAGEPASAGDAAQSGLDAVARAMMTTDTVPKTAARRCDLGGVEVRLAGVAKGAGMIMPDMATMLCFILTDAAVEPDLLRAMLKRSVEASFNRISIDGDTSTNDTVLLLANGRSGAPPLVAGSEAQSLFQQQLDDLCLELARRIVADGEGATKLVTVRVEQAADELQARAAARTIANSSLVKTAFFGEDANWGRIIAALGRSGAEFDPEQVSIAFDDVPMVEAGVGLGAEAEARATEVLRRPEFTLTIKLKAGPAAAHYLTCDLSLDYVKINADYRT, from the coding sequence GTGGACGTACGAGGTTTTAAAGCGGCGGCGGTCAAATCTGGCATCCGGGGCAAGGATCGGCTTGATCTGGGGCTGATCGTCAGCGAGGTGCCGGCTGCTGCCGCCGGGGTCTTTACCACCAGCCGGGTGCAGGCCGCCCCGGTAATGCTGGGGCGCCGGCGGCTGAGCGGTGGCCGGGCCCAGGCTATCCTGGTCAACTCCGGTATTGCCAACGCCTGCACCGGGGACGGCGGCTTGCTCAATGCCCGCCTCTGTGCGGCTATGGCCGCCGATGCCCTGGGGGTTGAGGAGGAGCTGGTACAGCCGGCCTCCACCGGGGTTATCGGCATGCCTCTGGATATTGAATGCTTCCGGCGAGGTATCCCCAAGCTGCAGGTCGCCCTGGCCGGTGAGCCTGCCTCGGCTGGCGATGCGGCGCAATCGGGACTTGATGCTGTGGCCCGGGCCATGATGACCACCGATACGGTACCTAAAACCGCCGCCCGCCGCTGCGATCTGGGCGGGGTGGAGGTACGCCTGGCCGGAGTGGCCAAGGGGGCGGGGATGATCATGCCGGACATGGCCACCATGCTCTGCTTCATCCTCACCGATGCCGCCGTCGAGCCCGATTTGCTGAGGGCCATGCTCAAGCGGAGCGTGGAGGCCTCTTTTAACCGGATCAGCATCGACGGTGATACCTCAACCAACGATACGGTACTGCTGCTGGCCAACGGCAGGTCCGGAGCCCCGCCGCTGGTGGCAGGCTCCGAGGCGCAAAGCCTTTTTCAGCAGCAACTGGATGATCTTTGCCTGGAACTGGCTCGCCGGATCGTCGCCGACGGGGAAGGGGCCACCAAACTGGTGACCGTTCGGGTGGAGCAGGCCGCCGATGAACTTCAGGCCCGGGCAGCGGCCCGCACCATTGCCAACTCCAGCCTGGTAAAAACCGCCTTCTTCGGCGAGGATGCCAACTGGGGCCGGATCATCGCCGCCCTGGGGCGCAGCGGGGCCGAATTTGACCCCGAGCAGGTAAGCATCGCCTTTGACGACGTGCCGATGGTCGAAGCCGGGGTGGGCCTGGGAGCGGAAGCCGAAGCCAGGGCCACCGAAGTGCTGCGCCGCCCCGAGTTTACCCTCACCATCAAGCTTAAGGCCGGCCCCGCCGCCGCCCACTACCTGACCTGCGATCTGTCACTCGACTACGTAAAGATCAACGCCGACTACCGCACCTGA
- a CDS encoding methyl-accepting chemotaxis protein, producing MTIVQKILGGFGLIILLMVFVGLGNSLAVRSMQQQSDEIVTGLQLDGELTQREVDHLIWADRVRDFIEDEQAVRLEVETDYRRCGFGLWYYGEGRRQAEQLVPSLAPLLARIEQPHRELHETAVAIEQAADRREAARIYARQSVPALQGVQGLLGEIRAETTDEVRSREETARTTMRTSSRVVAGSLALAALFAGAIGFLTYRGLTSVMGNVGRELAEGANQVAAAANEVSSSSQSLAEGSTEQAASVEEISASLEEVTSMTQQDADNIRQANSLMDEAGRVISGAEASMQRLVTSMQEISRASAETQKIVQTIDEIAFQTNLLALNAAVEAARAGEAGAGFAVVADEVRNLAMRAAEAAKNTSSLIDGTVGKIQSGSSLVDETSGSFKTTTESIGKISTLIREIAESSAEQSKAVAQVNSAVLEIDTVIQRTAATAEESASASEQLSAQSAVLQEMVRRMIRAIGGIDESIFAVDAAPGGQLKRPPTGGGSGRAASRPTARRALPGPVGKKTAAGAGAAGLAGSSKAAGEGNRPAKKKNIDEIFPLDDDDFEDF from the coding sequence ATGACAATCGTGCAAAAAATTCTCGGTGGCTTCGGACTGATTATCCTGCTGATGGTGTTCGTCGGGTTAGGTAACAGTCTGGCGGTGCGCAGCATGCAGCAGCAGAGTGATGAAATTGTCACTGGACTGCAACTGGATGGGGAGCTTACCCAAAGGGAAGTGGATCATCTGATCTGGGCAGACCGGGTGCGGGATTTCATTGAAGATGAACAGGCTGTCCGGCTGGAGGTGGAGACCGATTACCGGCGCTGCGGCTTCGGGCTTTGGTATTACGGCGAGGGCCGGCGGCAGGCGGAGCAGTTGGTGCCCAGCCTGGCCCCCTTGCTGGCCAGAATTGAGCAGCCCCACCGGGAGTTGCATGAAACGGCGGTGGCCATTGAGCAGGCCGCCGACCGCCGGGAGGCGGCCAGGATTTATGCCCGGCAAAGCGTCCCGGCCCTGCAGGGAGTGCAAGGATTGCTGGGTGAAATCCGGGCGGAAACCACTGATGAGGTGCGCAGCCGGGAGGAAACGGCCCGCACAACCATGCGGACAAGCTCTCGGGTGGTGGCCGGTTCCTTGGCCCTGGCGGCCTTATTTGCCGGTGCCATTGGATTTCTGACCTATCGCGGGCTGACTTCGGTGATGGGCAATGTCGGCCGGGAGTTGGCGGAAGGGGCCAACCAGGTGGCTGCTGCCGCCAACGAAGTTTCCTCCTCCAGTCAGAGCCTGGCCGAGGGTTCCACCGAGCAGGCCGCTTCGGTGGAGGAGATCTCCGCCTCCTTGGAAGAAGTGACATCCATGACCCAGCAGGATGCCGACAATATTCGCCAGGCCAACAGCCTGATGGATGAGGCCGGCCGGGTGATCAGCGGGGCTGAAGCATCCATGCAGCGCCTGGTGACCTCCATGCAGGAGATTTCCCGGGCCAGCGCCGAGACCCAGAAGATTGTCCAGACCATCGACGAAATTGCCTTCCAGACCAACCTGCTGGCCTTGAATGCGGCGGTGGAGGCGGCCCGGGCCGGCGAGGCCGGGGCCGGTTTTGCGGTGGTGGCCGATGAGGTGCGCAATCTGGCCATGCGGGCGGCTGAAGCGGCCAAGAATACCTCCAGCCTGATCGACGGCACGGTGGGCAAGATTCAGAGTGGCTCGTCGCTGGTCGATGAAACCAGCGGCAGCTTCAAAACCACCACCGAGTCCATCGGCAAGATCTCCACCCTGATCCGGGAGATTGCCGAGTCATCCGCTGAACAGTCCAAGGCGGTGGCGCAGGTGAACTCAGCGGTGTTGGAAATTGATACCGTGATCCAGCGAACCGCCGCCACCGCTGAGGAATCGGCCTCGGCTTCCGAACAGTTGAGCGCTCAGTCGGCGGTGTTGCAGGAGATGGTACGCCGGATGATCAGGGCCATTGGCGGCATTGACGAAAGTATTTTTGCCGTCGATGCGGCTCCGGGAGGGCAGCTTAAGCGCCCGCCCACCGGTGGTGGAAGCGGCCGAGCGGCCAGCCGGCCGACTGCGCGCCGGGCCCTGCCCGGCCCGGTCGGCAAAAAAACGGCGGCAGGTGCCGGGGCCGCCGGCCTGGCGGGAAGCAGTAAGGCCGCCGGCGAGGGCAACCGCCCGGCGAAGAAGAAGAACATCGACGAGATTTTTCCGTTGGACGATGATGATTTTGAGGATTTTTAA